From a region of the Enterobacter cancerogenus genome:
- the uspC gene encoding universal stress protein UspC → MSYSHLLVSVAVSPESHQLVARAVSIARPNNARISLITLAAEPEMYNQMAAPMLEDIRDVLQEETKAFLRELVEKANYPVHETVIATGELNEHILSMCRHQNIDLVICGNHNQSFFSRAACSAKSIVGSSLVDVLLVPLGGS, encoded by the coding sequence ATGAGTTACTCCCATCTTCTTGTTTCCGTTGCTGTTTCCCCGGAAAGCCACCAGCTTGTTGCCCGTGCGGTCTCTATCGCCCGGCCCAACAACGCCCGCATCAGCCTGATTACCCTTGCCGCCGAGCCGGAAATGTATAACCAGATGGCCGCCCCGATGCTCGAAGATATTCGCGACGTGCTGCAGGAAGAAACAAAAGCCTTTCTGCGGGAGCTGGTAGAGAAAGCGAATTATCCGGTTCATGAAACCGTCATTGCCACAGGCGAATTAAACGAACACATACTGAGCATGTGTCGTCATCAAAATATTGATTTGGTGATTTGCGGGAATCATAACCAGAGCTTTTTTTCCCGGGCAGCCTGCTCGGCGAAATCGATTGTTGGCTCAAGTCTGGTAGATGTTTTGCTGGTGCCTCTCGGGGGCAGTTAA
- the flhD gene encoding flagellar transcriptional regulator FlhD gives MHTSELLKHIYDINLSYLLLAQRLISQDKASAMFRLGINEEIATMLGGLTLPQMVKLAETNQLVCQFRFDSPQTITRLTQDSRVDDLQQIHTGILLSTRLLTEISQPDDAARKKRA, from the coding sequence ATGCATACATCCGAGTTGCTAAAACATATCTATGACATCAACTTGTCGTATTTATTGCTGGCACAGCGTTTGATTAGTCAGGACAAAGCATCCGCAATGTTTCGTCTGGGTATTAACGAAGAGATAGCCACCATGTTGGGCGGATTAACGCTCCCGCAAATGGTAAAACTGGCAGAGACCAATCAGCTTGTTTGCCAGTTCCGCTTTGACAGTCCGCAGACCATTACGCGTCTGACCCAGGATTCCCGCGTAGACGATCTCCAGCAGATCCACACCGGTATTCTCCTTTCCACCCGCTTGCTCACCGAAATCAGCCAGCCTGATGACGCTGCCCGTAAGAAAAGGGCATAA
- the flhC gene encoding flagellar transcriptional regulator FlhC, with amino-acid sequence MSEKSIVQEARDIQLAMELITLGARLQMLESETQLSRGRLIKLYKELRGSPPPKGMLPFSTDWFMTWEQNIHASMFCNAWQYLLKTGLCTGVDAVIKAYKLYLEQCPQQEEGPLLALTRAWTLVRFVESGMLQLSRCNCCDGNFITHAHQPVGSFACSLCQPPSRAVKRRKLSRDAADIIPQLLDEQIEQAV; translated from the coding sequence ATGAGCGAGAAAAGCATTGTTCAGGAAGCCCGTGACATACAGCTGGCAATGGAACTCATTACGCTGGGTGCGCGTTTACAGATGCTGGAAAGCGAAACGCAGCTGAGCCGTGGCCGTCTTATTAAACTGTATAAAGAGTTACGTGGTAGCCCACCGCCGAAAGGCATGCTGCCGTTTTCGACCGACTGGTTTATGACCTGGGAGCAGAACATTCATGCGTCTATGTTCTGCAACGCATGGCAGTATCTTCTGAAGACGGGGCTGTGCACCGGCGTCGACGCCGTGATCAAAGCCTATAAGCTTTACCTTGAGCAATGCCCACAGCAGGAAGAAGGTCCTCTGCTGGCGTTAACCCGCGCATGGACGCTGGTGCGTTTTGTTGAAAGCGGAATGCTGCAACTGTCGCGCTGCAACTGCTGCGACGGCAATTTTATCACCCATGCACATCAGCCCGTAGGCAGCTTTGCCTGCAGTTTATGTCAGCCGCCTTCCAGGGCAGTAAAAAGACGTAAACTTTCCCGGGATGCTGCCGATATTATTCCACAACTGCTGGATGAACAGATCGAACAGGCTGTTTAA
- the motA gene encoding flagellar motor stator protein MotA, which translates to MLILLGYLVVLGTVFGGYMMTGGHLGALYQPAELIIIGGAGVGAFIVGNNGKSIKGTLKAIPLLFRRSKYTKSMYMDLLALLYRLMAKSRQQGMFSLERDIENPKESEIFASYPRILADAMMLDFIVDYLRLIISGNMNTFEIEALMDEEIETHESESEVPANSLALVGDSLPAFGIVAAVMGVVHALASADRPAAELGALIAHAMVGTFLGILLAYGFISPLASVLRQKSAETTKMMQCVKITLLSNLNGYAPPIAVEFGRKTLYSSERPSFIELEEHVRAVKNPNQQTTTEDA; encoded by the coding sequence GTGCTTATCTTATTAGGTTACCTGGTAGTTCTCGGTACAGTTTTCGGCGGTTACATGATGACCGGCGGGCACCTTGGAGCACTCTATCAACCGGCTGAACTTATTATCATCGGCGGCGCAGGGGTAGGGGCTTTTATCGTTGGCAACAACGGTAAATCGATCAAGGGGACGCTGAAAGCTATTCCACTGCTGTTCCGTCGCTCGAAATACACCAAAAGCATGTACATGGACCTGCTGGCACTGCTCTATCGCCTGATGGCGAAGTCGCGTCAGCAGGGGATGTTCTCGCTGGAGCGTGATATCGAAAACCCGAAAGAGAGCGAAATCTTCGCCAGCTACCCACGTATTCTGGCCGATGCCATGATGCTGGATTTCATCGTCGATTACCTGCGCCTGATCATCAGCGGCAACATGAACACCTTCGAAATCGAAGCGCTGATGGACGAAGAGATCGAGACCCACGAAAGTGAATCCGAAGTGCCGGCGAACAGCCTGGCGCTGGTGGGTGACTCGCTGCCTGCATTCGGTATCGTCGCGGCGGTAATGGGCGTGGTTCACGCGCTGGCCTCGGCGGATCGCCCGGCGGCAGAGCTGGGGGCGCTGATTGCCCACGCTATGGTGGGCACTTTCCTCGGTATTTTACTGGCGTACGGTTTTATCTCCCCGCTGGCCAGCGTGCTGCGCCAGAAAAGCGCCGAAACCACCAAAATGATGCAGTGCGTGAAGATAACCTTGCTCTCCAACCTCAACGGTTACGCGCCGCCTATCGCCGTGGAATTCGGACGTAAAACCCTGTACTCCAGCGAACGTCCGTCGTTCATCGAGCTGGAAGAACATGTACGCGCGGTGAAAAATCCAAACCAACAGACGACCACTGAGGACGCATGA
- the motB gene encoding flagellar motor protein MotB: MKNQSHPIVIVKKRKHKGHGHGSHGSWKIAYADFMTAMMAFFLVMWLISISSPKELIQIAEYFRTPLATAVTGGQRISNSDSPIPGGGDDYTQQKGEVKKEPNIDELKKRMEQARLKKVRGDLDQLIEADPKLRALRPHLKIDLVQEGLRIQIIDSQNRPMFKTGSAEVEPYMRDILRAIAPVLNGIPNRVSLSGHTDDFPYANGEKGYSNWELSADRANASRRELVAGGLDDGKVLRVVGMAATMRLTDRGPDDAINRRISLLVLNQQAEQAILHENAESQNESLDDLKQPGAVPSAAVPTSPPANPR, from the coding sequence ATGAAAAACCAGTCCCATCCGATCGTCATCGTAAAAAAGCGCAAGCATAAGGGGCACGGGCACGGCTCGCACGGCTCCTGGAAAATTGCTTACGCCGATTTTATGACCGCCATGATGGCCTTCTTTCTGGTGATGTGGCTGATCTCCATCTCCAGCCCGAAAGAGCTGATTCAGATTGCGGAATATTTCAGAACACCGCTGGCGACGGCAGTGACCGGTGGGCAGCGTATTTCTAACAGTGATAGCCCCATCCCGGGCGGCGGCGATGATTACACCCAGCAAAAGGGTGAGGTGAAAAAAGAGCCGAACATCGACGAGCTGAAAAAACGGATGGAGCAGGCGCGCCTGAAAAAAGTGCGCGGGGATCTGGATCAACTGATTGAAGCCGATCCGAAGCTGCGCGCGTTACGTCCGCACCTGAAGATTGACCTGGTGCAGGAAGGGCTGCGCATTCAGATCATCGACAGCCAGAACCGCCCGATGTTTAAAACCGGCAGCGCGGAAGTGGAACCCTATATGCGCGACATTCTGCGGGCGATTGCGCCAGTGCTGAACGGCATCCCTAACCGGGTCAGCCTCTCCGGGCACACGGATGATTTCCCCTATGCTAATGGCGAGAAAGGGTACAGCAACTGGGAGCTTTCTGCCGATCGTGCCAACGCCTCGCGTCGCGAGCTGGTGGCGGGTGGGCTTGATGATGGCAAGGTCCTGCGCGTGGTCGGCATGGCAGCAACCATGCGCCTCACCGACCGCGGGCCGGATGACGCCATCAACCGTCGTATCAGTCTTTTAGTGCTGAACCAGCAGGCGGAGCAGGCCATCCTGCATGAAAACGCCGAAAGTCAGAATGAGTCACTGGACGATTTAAAACAGCCTGGGGCCGTCCCTTCGGCTGCCGTTCCAACATCGCCACCAGCCAATCCGAGGTGA
- the cheA gene encoding chemotaxis protein CheA: protein MSMDISDFYQTFFDEADELLADMEQHLLDLVPEAPDSEQLNAIFRAAHSIKGGAGTFGFTILQETTHLMENLLDEARRGEMQLNTDIINLFLETKDIMQEQLDAYKSSTEPDAASFEYICNALRQLALEAKGEAAAPAVPAAKLSVVDAVSPADATPAAGQPAKLRVVLSRLKENEVNLLEEELGNLATLSNVVKGKDSLAATLDDGIGQDDIVAVLCFVIEADQIAFETETSVADAPAPVEEGVAEVAAPAVVPAAPALKAVPKEPAAPGRGEKPAARSSESTSIRVAVEKVDQLINLVGELVITQSMLAQRSNELDPVTHGDLITSMGQLQRNARDLQESVMSIRMMPMEYVFSRFPRLVRDLAGKLNKQIELTLMGSSTELDKSLIERIIDPLTHLVRNSLDHGIELPENRIAAGKSPVGNLILSAEHQGGNICIEVTDDGAGLNRERILAKAVSQGMAVNENMTDEEVGMLIFAPGFSTAEQVTDVSGRGVGMDVVKRNIQEMGGHVEIKSKQGAGTTIRILLPLTLAILDGMSVKVADEVFILPLNAVMESLQPREEDLHPLAGGERVLEVRGEYLPLVELWKVFEVDGAKTEATQGIVVILQSAGRRYALLVDQLIGQHQVVVKNLESNYRKVPGISAATILGDGSVALIVDVSALQGLNREQRVAYTAA from the coding sequence GTGAGCATGGATATTAGCGATTTTTACCAGACATTCTTTGATGAAGCCGACGAGTTGTTGGCTGATATGGAGCAACACCTGCTGGATCTGGTGCCTGAAGCACCGGATTCAGAGCAGCTGAATGCCATCTTCCGGGCAGCGCACTCCATTAAAGGCGGCGCCGGAACCTTTGGTTTTACCATCCTGCAGGAAACGACCCATTTAATGGAAAACCTGCTCGATGAAGCACGACGCGGTGAGATGCAGCTCAATACCGATATTATCAACCTGTTTTTGGAAACCAAAGATATTATGCAGGAACAGCTCGACGCCTATAAAAGTTCGACAGAGCCTGATGCAGCAAGCTTTGAATACATCTGCAATGCGCTTCGCCAGCTTGCGCTGGAAGCAAAAGGCGAGGCCGCCGCGCCTGCCGTCCCTGCTGCGAAACTGAGCGTTGTCGATGCGGTTTCGCCAGCCGATGCCACGCCTGCCGCCGGGCAGCCCGCAAAACTGCGCGTGGTTCTCTCTCGTCTGAAAGAGAATGAAGTCAATCTGCTGGAAGAAGAGCTGGGTAACCTGGCGACCTTAAGCAACGTGGTGAAAGGCAAAGACAGCCTGGCGGCGACGCTGGACGACGGGATCGGCCAGGACGACATCGTGGCGGTCCTGTGCTTTGTTATCGAAGCCGACCAGATTGCCTTTGAAACCGAAACGTCCGTTGCTGACGCCCCGGCGCCAGTGGAAGAGGGTGTTGCTGAGGTCGCTGCGCCTGCAGTAGTGCCTGCAGCGCCTGCGCTGAAAGCCGTGCCGAAAGAGCCGGCTGCGCCTGGCCGCGGTGAAAAACCGGCGGCGCGCTCCAGTGAATCCACCAGCATCCGCGTGGCCGTTGAGAAGGTCGACCAGCTGATTAACCTTGTGGGCGAACTGGTGATCACCCAGTCTATGCTGGCCCAGCGCTCTAACGAGCTGGACCCGGTCACCCACGGCGATCTCATTACCAGCATGGGTCAGTTACAACGTAACGCCCGCGATCTGCAGGAATCGGTGATGTCCATTCGTATGATGCCGATGGAGTATGTCTTCAGCCGCTTCCCGCGCCTGGTGCGCGATCTGGCCGGTAAGCTCAATAAGCAGATTGAGCTGACGCTGATGGGCAGCTCAACCGAACTGGATAAGAGCCTGATCGAACGCATTATCGATCCGCTGACGCACCTGGTGCGTAACAGCCTTGACCACGGTATTGAATTGCCGGAAAACCGCATCGCAGCGGGGAAATCTCCGGTGGGCAACCTGATTCTTTCTGCGGAACACCAGGGCGGTAACATCTGCATTGAAGTGACCGACGACGGTGCCGGTCTGAACCGTGAGCGTATCCTGGCGAAAGCGGTATCGCAGGGCATGGCGGTGAACGAAAACATGACCGATGAAGAGGTTGGCATGCTGATCTTCGCGCCGGGCTTCTCCACCGCCGAGCAGGTGACGGATGTCTCCGGGCGTGGCGTGGGCATGGACGTGGTGAAACGTAACATCCAGGAGATGGGCGGCCACGTCGAGATCAAGTCTAAGCAGGGGGCCGGCACCACCATCCGCATCCTGCTGCCGCTGACGCTGGCGATCCTCGACGGCATGTCCGTTAAGGTGGCCGACGAGGTCTTTATTCTACCGCTGAACGCGGTGATGGAATCGCTGCAGCCGCGCGAAGAAGATCTGCATCCGCTGGCGGGCGGCGAGCGCGTGCTCGAAGTGCGCGGGGAGTACCTGCCGCTGGTCGAGCTGTGGAAAGTATTTGAAGTGGACGGTGCAAAAACCGAGGCCACGCAGGGTATCGTGGTGATTTTGCAAAGCGCCGGTCGCCGCTATGCGCTGCTGGTCGATCAGCTGATTGGTCAGCACCAGGTGGTGGTGAAGAACCTCGAAAGCAACTATCGCAAAGTGCCAGGCATTTCTGCTGCCACCATTCTCGGGGATGGCAGCGTGGCGCTGATCGTCGATGTGTCGGCGCTTCAGGGATTAAATCGTGAACAACGTGTGGCGTACACAGCCGCCTGA
- the cheW gene encoding chemotaxis protein CheW yields MTGMSNVTKLAGEPSGQEFLVFTLGDEEYGIDILKVQEIRGYDQVTRIANTPAFIKGVTNLRGVIVPIVDLRVKFSQGDVEYNDNTVVIVLNLGQRVVGIVVDGVSDVLSLTADQIRPAPEFAVTLSTEYLTGLGALGERMLILVNIEKLLNSDEMALLDIAASHVA; encoded by the coding sequence ATGACCGGTATGAGTAATGTAACGAAACTGGCGGGCGAGCCATCAGGACAGGAATTCCTGGTTTTCACGTTAGGTGATGAAGAGTACGGTATCGACATCCTTAAGGTGCAGGAGATCCGCGGTTACGATCAGGTTACGCGCATTGCCAACACGCCTGCTTTTATCAAGGGCGTGACTAACCTGCGCGGCGTCATTGTGCCTATCGTTGACCTGCGCGTGAAGTTCAGCCAGGGCGACGTAGAATACAACGATAATACCGTGGTGATTGTGCTGAACCTCGGCCAGCGCGTGGTGGGGATTGTGGTTGATGGCGTGTCCGATGTTCTGTCACTCACCGCCGATCAAATCCGTCCGGCACCGGAGTTTGCGGTCACGCTGTCCACCGAATACCTGACGGGGCTGGGCGCGCTCGGCGAACGTATGCTGATTCTGGTGAACATTGAGAAGCTGCTGAACAGCGATGAGATGGCGCTGCTGGATATCGCGGCGAGCCACGTGGCCTAA
- a CDS encoding dicarboxylate/amino acid:cation symporter has product MASANKLTLFIVIFMLAGILSGAVIHEYAPAEAVKTWSENITLLTDIFLRLIKMVIAPLVFSTLTVGIMKLGETSTIGRVGGKAMVWFISSSVLSILVGLFIVTLERPGSGLNLTIPTEAVDTGLAVGGMTLKAFLSHTIPTSIAGAMADNEILQIVVFSLFFGIGGASLGQKFNAPLVAALDVVSHIMLKVTGYVMYVAPLAIFAAISSVIATQGLGILLNYASFIGGYYVAILLTCLVLLAVGYMVLKKEIFRLVSMLKDPVLVAFTTSSSEAAYPKTLEQLERFGCSRNIASFVLPIGYSFNLVGSMVYCSFASMFIAQAYNIHLSFTEVTVLMLTLMLASKGIAGVPRSSLVVLAATIPSFNIPVAGILLLMGIDHFLDMGRSAINVLGNGIATAMLSQNEGAREAEAELVEQEA; this is encoded by the coding sequence GTGGCAAGTGCAAATAAACTCACGCTCTTCATCGTGATATTCATGCTGGCGGGTATTCTTTCAGGGGCGGTTATTCATGAATATGCGCCAGCGGAGGCGGTGAAAACCTGGTCGGAGAACATTACGCTGCTGACCGATATTTTCCTGCGGCTGATTAAAATGGTGATTGCGCCGCTGGTGTTCAGCACCTTAACGGTCGGGATCATGAAGCTCGGCGAAACCTCAACCATCGGGCGCGTCGGCGGTAAAGCGATGGTCTGGTTTATCAGCTCCTCCGTGCTGTCTATTCTGGTGGGGTTATTTATCGTCACCCTGGAACGTCCCGGCAGCGGCCTGAATCTCACCATTCCGACAGAAGCGGTGGATACCGGTCTGGCGGTGGGCGGCATGACGCTGAAAGCGTTTCTCTCCCACACCATCCCGACCAGCATCGCCGGGGCGATGGCGGATAACGAGATCCTGCAAATTGTCGTGTTCTCGCTGTTCTTCGGCATTGGTGGCGCGTCGCTGGGGCAAAAATTCAACGCTCCGCTGGTTGCCGCGCTTGATGTGGTCTCCCATATCATGCTGAAGGTAACCGGCTACGTCATGTACGTCGCCCCGCTGGCTATTTTTGCGGCTATCTCGTCGGTGATTGCCACCCAGGGGCTTGGGATCCTGCTGAACTATGCCTCGTTCATCGGCGGCTACTATGTGGCTATCCTCCTCACCTGCCTGGTGCTGCTGGCGGTGGGCTATATGGTGCTGAAAAAAGAGATATTCCGCCTGGTCAGCATGCTGAAAGATCCGGTGCTGGTGGCGTTTACCACCAGCAGTTCTGAAGCGGCATACCCTAAAACGCTGGAACAGCTGGAACGTTTTGGCTGCTCGCGCAATATTGCCTCGTTCGTCCTGCCGATCGGTTACTCCTTTAACCTGGTGGGATCGATGGTGTACTGCTCATTTGCCTCAATGTTTATCGCCCAGGCTTACAATATTCACCTGAGCTTTACGGAAGTGACGGTGCTGATGCTGACCCTGATGCTGGCCTCAAAAGGGATCGCGGGCGTACCGCGTTCTTCGCTGGTGGTGCTGGCCGCAACGATCCCGAGCTTCAATATTCCGGTTGCCGGTATTCTGCTGCTGATGGGTATCGATCACTTCCTCGATATGGGGCGTTCAGCCATTAACGTGCTGGGGAACGGGATTGCTACGGCGATGCTGTCGCAAAACGAAGGTGCGCGGGAAGCGGAGGCTGAGCTGGTGGAACAGGAAGCGTAA
- a CDS encoding Csu type fimbrial protein yields MKRIRLLICAGTLLSIIPAHQALAVTSNGTIGATLTLTNGCLINGSPTQNGINFGTLDFGTHPATFSTLTTQLTGASGGNTFTIQCTTASYTVAITGNTNSTAPGTVVGTPGTPARYLINSANAAQGVAYSLYSDSGFNNVIANNAALPVASTANGIDSYTLYGRITGGGNSVTVVPGTYTDTINVSVTY; encoded by the coding sequence ATGAAAAGAATACGCCTTTTAATCTGTGCAGGTACGCTGCTGTCAATTATCCCGGCCCATCAGGCGCTGGCGGTCACCAGTAACGGGACTATCGGTGCGACGCTGACACTCACGAATGGCTGTCTGATTAACGGCTCGCCAACGCAAAACGGCATTAACTTCGGGACCCTGGATTTTGGGACCCATCCCGCAACGTTTTCCACGCTCACCACGCAGCTGACCGGTGCCAGCGGGGGAAACACCTTTACCATTCAGTGTACGACCGCCAGCTATACGGTGGCGATTACCGGTAATACCAACTCCACCGCGCCCGGCACCGTTGTGGGGACGCCAGGCACGCCTGCGCGCTACCTGATCAACTCCGCGAATGCGGCGCAGGGCGTGGCCTACAGCCTCTACAGCGACAGCGGTTTCAATAACGTTATTGCCAACAATGCGGCGTTGCCCGTCGCCTCAACGGCAAACGGGATCGACAGCTATACCCTGTACGGGCGGATCACCGGCGGGGGCAACAGCGTGACCGTCGTGCCGGGCACCTATACCGACACCATTAACGTTAGCGTGACTTACTAG
- a CDS encoding Csu type fimbrial protein, whose product MRASLLCLRPRAEGIVQPFFALLVGVLAVPSAGAVTSQSFRVSATIVPGCSVTTGTGGVLGRLDFGTHTGVERAPVNTSFVPNGALSIACTPGVALSMSINGGQNYASVRRMTRSGGTDVVAYRLYSSSSLAANSEIGVNQAIPVTYTNSNNIALPLFGVALLTGFSPAGTYSDQLTVTLSW is encoded by the coding sequence ATGAGGGCATCCTTGCTGTGTCTGCGCCCGCGCGCAGAGGGGATCGTGCAGCCGTTTTTTGCGCTCCTGGTGGGTGTGCTGGCGGTGCCTTCTGCCGGGGCAGTCACGTCACAATCGTTCAGGGTGAGCGCGACGATTGTGCCGGGCTGCTCGGTGACCACCGGCACGGGCGGGGTGCTAGGCCGGCTCGATTTCGGCACGCACACCGGCGTTGAGCGTGCGCCGGTGAACACCAGCTTCGTCCCCAACGGCGCGTTGTCGATTGCCTGCACGCCGGGGGTGGCGCTGAGCATGAGCATCAACGGCGGGCAAAACTACGCCTCGGTGCGACGGATGACGCGCAGCGGCGGAACCGATGTGGTGGCCTATCGCCTCTACAGCAGCAGCTCTCTGGCCGCGAACAGTGAAATAGGGGTCAACCAGGCGATTCCGGTGACCTATACCAACAGCAATAACATTGCGCTGCCGCTTTTTGGCGTGGCGCTTCTGACCGGGTTTAGCCCGGCAGGTACGTATTCAGATCAACTCACCGTGACCTTGTCATGGTGA
- a CDS encoding fimbrial biogenesis chaperone, whose product MRPFFRQLCLVSMFGMSAVATGQAHAAATILLWPIDPWLPADANATELWIQNQGNSATTMQVRIVRWKQEGGYERYTAQQEVVASPPIVTIGKGSKQLIRLIKQGTIPLGVEQAYRIIVDEIPQPGAKAEPTIGLKLQMRYSIPLFVYGQGIPTIKEGAHHALVDTRNLSWRVRQDGGQPELEVRNRGDVHVRLSQVALEQGGQKRTVADGLLGYVLPNSTRSWPIPAGIRQPNQMSAQINARDTQWQSTPVN is encoded by the coding sequence ATGAGGCCATTTTTCAGGCAACTTTGCCTGGTGAGTATGTTTGGGATGTCGGCCGTTGCGACGGGGCAGGCTCACGCCGCAGCGACGATTCTGTTATGGCCCATCGACCCCTGGCTTCCCGCCGACGCCAACGCAACGGAACTGTGGATCCAGAATCAGGGTAACAGCGCCACGACAATGCAGGTGCGCATTGTGCGCTGGAAACAGGAGGGCGGATACGAACGCTATACCGCCCAGCAGGAGGTGGTCGCCAGCCCGCCGATTGTCACCATCGGCAAGGGCAGTAAGCAGCTTATCCGCCTGATTAAACAGGGCACTATCCCGTTGGGCGTCGAGCAAGCCTACCGGATCATCGTGGACGAAATCCCTCAGCCTGGCGCCAAAGCCGAACCGACCATCGGGCTAAAACTGCAGATGCGCTATTCCATTCCGCTGTTCGTGTACGGGCAGGGGATCCCGACTATCAAAGAGGGCGCACACCATGCACTGGTGGATACCCGAAACCTGAGCTGGCGCGTCAGGCAGGACGGGGGCCAGCCCGAGCTTGAGGTCCGTAATCGGGGGGATGTACACGTCAGGCTAAGCCAGGTCGCACTGGAGCAGGGCGGCCAGAAACGTACGGTTGCGGACGGGCTGCTGGGCTATGTCCTGCCGAACAGCACGCGTAGCTGGCCGATCCCGGCGGGAATACGCCAGCCGAACCAGATGAGTGCGCAAATTAATGCCAGGGATACGCAATGGCAGTCGACGCCCGTCAACTGA